Below is a genomic region from Microbacterium sp. LWO12-1.2.
CACCTTCGGCAGGCTTCGCAGGGACACGCCCTGGATCGTGACGTCGCCGTTCGGATCGATCGACATGGTGGTCCTCTCAGAAGTGGTGCAGGATCGGCAGCCTCAGCCTAGGCCGTGATGCGCTCACGCACGATGGGACCGGCCGCTGGCGCCTCGGAACCGATCTGCCATGCCCCTTCGAGAGCCTCGAGCGCACGAGGGAAGCGCGCCTCGTCGGCGGCCGACAGCGTGAACAGCGGCTGGCCGGCGACCACACGGTCTCCCGGCTTGGCGTGCAGGTCGATGCCAGCCTCGAAGATCACCGGATCCTCAGCGCGTGCCCGGCCGGCGCCGAGACGCCAGGCAGCGACACCGAACGGGAGGGCGTCGAGGCGCGATACCACCCCGTCGGAGGGCGCGGTGACGACGTGGGTCTCCCTGGCCGTCGGCAGCGCCGCATCGGGATCGCCGTCCTGCGCACGGATCATGGCCTTCCAGCCGTCCATGGCGCGACCGTCATCGAGCGCGGCCTCCACATCGGCATCCGGCTGTCCTGCGAGGGTGAGCATCTCCCTGGCGAGGGCGATCGTGAGTTCGCGGACATCGGCGGGGCCGCCGCCGGCGAGGATCTCGACCGACTCGCGCACCTCGTTCGCGTTGCCGATCGCGCGTCCCAGGGGCACGTTCATGTCGGTCAGCAGCGCCGTCGTGGCGACGCCGGAGTCCGTGCCGAGGGCGACCATGGTGCGGGCGAGCTCGCGCGCACGGTCGATGTCCTGCATGAAGGCGCCGGAGCCGAACTTCACGTCGAGCACCAGAGCGTCGGTGCCTTCGGCGATCTTCTTCGACATGATGCTGGACGCGATCAGCGGGATCGCCTCCACGGTGCCGGTGACGTCGCGCAGCGCGTACAGCTTCTTGTCTGCGGGAGCGAGGCCCGAGCCCGCAGCGCAGATGACCGCGCCGACATCGCCCTGCATCTGCGCGAACATCTCCTCGTTGCTCAGGGCGGCGCGCCAGCCGGGAATCGACTCGAGCTTGTCGAGCGTGCCG
It encodes:
- a CDS encoding thymidine phosphorylase, producing MTVEPYDAVDVIRSKRDGGVVAEPALRWMVDAYTRGYVSDAQMASFAMAIFQRGMERDEIRVLTDAMIASGERMSFASLGKKTVDKHSTGGVGDKITLPLAPLVAVFGVAVPQLSGRGLGHTGGTLDKLESIPGWRAALSNEEMFAQMQGDVGAVICAAGSGLAPADKKLYALRDVTGTVEAIPLIASSIMSKKIAEGTDALVLDVKFGSGAFMQDIDRARELARTMVALGTDSGVATTALLTDMNVPLGRAIGNANEVRESVEILAGGGPADVRELTIALAREMLTLAGQPDADVEAALDDGRAMDGWKAMIRAQDGDPDAALPTARETHVVTAPSDGVVSRLDALPFGVAAWRLGAGRARAEDPVIFEAGIDLHAKPGDRVVAGQPLFTLSAADEARFPRALEALEGAWQIGSEAPAAGPIVRERITA